ACCTCGCGAAGCACATCGGCGACCTTCATGCCCTTCCTCCACTCGATCTCCTTCTCAATGCCCCTTCCGAGAACCTTGACCCTGATCATCTCTACCACCGGAGGCCATATCCCTCACGGGTTTATAAACTGCACTGACCAATGGTGGGTTTTTCGTTCTTCGTCAAGCAGCCCCGTACCTCCACTCCGGACCGCCAAAAAACTTAAAAACCCTCCTCGGCTCATATAACCTGGGCATTGGAGTGCCGCGGTAGCCTAGCCTGGTAGGGCGCCGGCCTGCTAAGCCGGTGGGCGCTGCCCACAGGGGTTCAAATCCCCTCCGCGGCGCCAGAATCTTCTTGGGTTCAAAAGCCGGGATAGCCTAGAGGTGAGGCGGTGGACTGCAGATCCGCTTTACGGGGGTTCAAATCCCCCTCCCGGCTCCATAACAGCCCTTTGCTACGCAAAGCGCTGGCGGAACGTTATTGGATGTTTTAGTTCGTTACTTTTGAGCGAATACGAGCTATTTTGGGTTGACAACACCCATAACTGGAATTCATAGCGAGACGGTAAATTTCCAAGAAAATCCTGCTGAGAACAGTACTCTACCAAGAACCACGGACTCTGGTGGAACTTTGCATTGCAAAGCTTCGGCGCTACCCATAAATACTCCCCTGCATAGCTCCTTCTGATGAGTGCCCCGGTGTTCAACTCGAAACTCTGTGCAATATGCAAGGGCAGGAAGCTCCTCTGCGGAAGGCCGACCTGCCCGATACTCGAGAGGTTCAGGGTAGCTCGCACTGTGGAGCAGAAGCTGAACAAGCGCCATCTCTTCGGATCTTCGCCGCCGAGCGTCTTTGTCGGTGAGTACGGCTACCCAAAGGTCAGGATAGGCCCCCTCGTGCCTCCCATCGAGGGGAAAACCGACTACCTCGACAACCCGCTCAAGTGGGAGGACAAGACGATAAGGGACATCCTCTACTACCGTTCGCTTTTGGTTATGGGAGAGACCAAGGCCGATATACACGTGAGGAAGAGCGGCAGGATCCTCGGCGAGGTTCAGGAGCTGGCGATGTCAATAAAGCCGGTTGACAGCGAGATACTCCTCAAGAGGAAGCCCGTCCTTAAGGTCCTTCCCAGCGAGTTTGCACCTCCCGTGGGGCCGAAGGCTGAACTTTTGGACTTTGAACTTACTGAGAACCCAAAAATCCCCCGCAGGACGGACTACGTTGTGAGCGACGAGCTTAAAGCAGAGCAGGCGATAATGCGCCTCTACAACTGGGGCTTCGACGAGTACTACATCATAAGGCTCCTCTCCGCGGGACTGCTCGGCGTTGACAAAAAGCTCGTTCCCACGCGCTGGAGCATAACCGCCGTCCAGGACACGATAGGCAAGAACCTCAGGCGCGAGATCCTCCACTATCCAGAGATAAACGACTACGAGGTCTACTTCTACCGCTTCCTTGGGAACCGGTATGCAGTCCTGTTGATGCCGGAAAGCTATGCCTTTGAGCTGCTTGAGGTCTGGCTTAGGGGTTCTCTCTTCGGTGCCAGCGAACCGAGCGTAATCCACGACTACGAGGACTACCGCGGGAGGAAGGAGTACGTAAAGGAGACCGCTGGCGCGTATCACGCGGCTAGGCTGAGCGTGTTGGAGGCCCTCCGCGCGAGGAGGAGACAGGCCAGGATAGTGGTCTTCCGTGAGGTTACTCCGGAATACTACGCCCCCGTTGGCGTCTGGCAGATCCGCCTCGGCGTGAAGAAGGCGATGGGCAATCTGATAGGCCGCTTCGAGACCCTCAACGAGGCCCTGGATGCCATCAGGAGAAGGTTAGAGCACCCGTTCGAGAGGTACCTCGAGAGGAGCTACGTCCTCGGAACCCTGGCGAGGCAGAAGACCCTTGACGAGTGGCTCGGAAAGAATATATACCGCCTCGGCGGAGAGAACCTAGGTGGATGACGAGCACTCCATCCCACTGAGGAAGTGATGAATGCACGTCAGGCCGACACCGATTGGAGGTCATAAAATGAGGAAGAAGCTCGCCCTAATCAGCCTCGACGGCAACGGGGTCTATAACTTCGACCACATGCCCTTCCTGAACGAGCTTGCCGAAAGTGGGGAGTTTGCAGTCGTTGATTCAATATTTCCCACACTCACAGACCTGGTTCACACGAGCGTCATGACGGGCGTCTGGCCGAAGGATCACGGTGTCGTCGAGAACGGCTACTACGACAGGCTGAGCGACAGGAAGGTTAACTTCTACGACTACGAGGTTGCGTTTAACCCCCATAAGGTCATAAAGGCTCCCACCATTGTGGACATCCTCAGGGGAAAAGGTGTCAGAACCGC
This window of the Thermococcus siculi genome carries:
- a CDS encoding Nre family DNA repair protein, with translation MSAPVFNSKLCAICKGRKLLCGRPTCPILERFRVARTVEQKLNKRHLFGSSPPSVFVGEYGYPKVRIGPLVPPIEGKTDYLDNPLKWEDKTIRDILYYRSLLVMGETKADIHVRKSGRILGEVQELAMSIKPVDSEILLKRKPVLKVLPSEFAPPVGPKAELLDFELTENPKIPRRTDYVVSDELKAEQAIMRLYNWGFDEYYIIRLLSAGLLGVDKKLVPTRWSITAVQDTIGKNLRREILHYPEINDYEVYFYRFLGNRYAVLLMPESYAFELLEVWLRGSLFGASEPSVIHDYEDYRGRKEYVKETAGAYHAARLSVLEALRARRRQARIVVFREVTPEYYAPVGVWQIRLGVKKAMGNLIGRFETLNEALDAIRRRLEHPFERYLERSYVLGTLARQKTLDEWLGKNIYRLGGENLGG